The Aeromicrobium yanjiei genome includes a region encoding these proteins:
- a CDS encoding MCE family protein: MITRLTKIQLVIFAIVTVIGGAFVGGRYAQLDRMVVDRSFPVTVQFADSGGIFAGAQVTYRGITVGEVDRLQFNKGGVQATLDIENSAPSIPRDVMAVVANKSAIGEQYVDLQPRTNKGPYLAKGSSIPERDTRIPIDTTTLLVDVNDLVTSVNTDSLRTVVDELGQAFEGTGDDLATILDTSSEFIRTADDNFDVTRKLIRDSDTVLQTQIDKRGELATFSSNLALLSDTLVEADPDLRRLLDEGSASAKTLRKVVDENSTDLSSAVRDLVTAGKPLKENVSGVQAVFVLYPYLLEGTFTALKPARENGKETGEWNAAFGLVLTDTTATCTFAQQGGGSGYRERRPEATISDAQFDTDVDCKVKDNKIARQASKTVLKRSAAAGSALAADGKDSWKWLLLDPAQ; the protein is encoded by the coding sequence ATGATCACCAGGCTGACCAAGATCCAGCTCGTCATCTTCGCGATCGTGACGGTGATCGGCGGGGCGTTCGTCGGCGGGCGCTATGCCCAGCTCGACCGGATGGTGGTCGATCGCAGCTTCCCCGTCACGGTGCAGTTCGCCGACTCCGGAGGCATCTTCGCGGGGGCGCAGGTGACCTACCGCGGCATCACGGTCGGCGAGGTCGACCGGCTCCAGTTCAACAAGGGCGGGGTCCAGGCGACGCTCGACATCGAGAACAGTGCGCCGAGCATCCCGCGGGACGTGATGGCGGTCGTCGCCAACAAGTCCGCGATCGGCGAGCAGTACGTCGATCTGCAGCCCCGCACCAACAAGGGCCCCTACCTCGCCAAGGGCAGCAGCATCCCCGAGCGCGACACCCGCATCCCGATCGACACCACGACCCTGCTGGTCGATGTCAACGACCTCGTCACCTCGGTCAACACCGACAGCCTGCGCACGGTCGTCGACGAGCTGGGTCAGGCGTTCGAGGGCACCGGCGACGACCTCGCGACGATCCTCGACACGTCCTCGGAGTTCATCCGGACCGCCGACGACAACTTCGACGTGACCCGCAAGCTCATCCGTGACTCCGACACGGTCCTGCAGACGCAGATCGACAAGCGCGGCGAGCTCGCGACGTTCTCGAGCAATCTCGCCCTGCTGTCGGACACCCTCGTCGAGGCCGACCCGGACCTGCGCCGCCTGCTCGACGAGGGCAGCGCGAGCGCCAAGACCCTGCGCAAGGTCGTCGACGAGAACTCGACCGACCTGAGCAGCGCGGTGCGTGACCTCGTGACGGCCGGCAAGCCGCTCAAGGAGAACGTGAGCGGGGTGCAGGCGGTGTTCGTCCTCTATCCGTACCTCCTGGAGGGGACGTTCACGGCCCTCAAGCCGGCCCGCGAGAACGGCAAGGAGACGGGGGAGTGGAATGCAGCCTTCGGTCTCGTGCTGACCGACACCACGGCCACCTGCACGTTCGCCCAGCAGGGCGGGGGTTCGGGCTACCGCGAGCGGCGCCCCGAGGCGACGATCAGCGATGCGCAGTTCGACACCGACGTGGACTGTAAGGTCAAGGACAACAAGATCGCGCGGCAGGCGTCCAAGACGGTGCTGAAGCGGTCCGCCGCAGCCGGGTCGGCGCTGGCGGCAGACGGAAAGGACTCGTGGAAGTGGCTTCTGCTCGATCCGGCCCAGTGA
- a CDS encoding MCE family protein produces MSRRRHLRLPILAAVSALLLSGCGFSPYKLPLPGGADLGSEPYTVKIQFRDVLDLVPQSAVRVDDIAVGKVTDVTLQGWTAVVTVKVNRDAKLPDNAVATIRQTSLLGEKFVSLAPPPTGGFGSLGNGDTIPLDRAGRNPEIEEVLGAASLLFNGGGLEKTNTIIKELNNALGGNEPEVRELISSTSSFITQLDENKEALLTSLEKVDRLAKATQKQRSAITGALDELPAALKVVNQQRDDLVGLLQSLDKLSNVATDVIARSKDDTVADLKALAPTLENLAKAGDDLASGTRALLTYPFTDGFVGNSVAAATGRCQDSPTVKEGACFGDFANLSLSLDLNADQLTNLLGLDLGELTDAPKAPADATEPGDTPASEDPLGTGDLADLLSGLLTGGKGSGSADKDSDTGPGTGSGGSGKGSGSPSTPAPATPKPTKPTSKGLLCGLFGSCRAPVADTASSDVERLLLQTAVAP; encoded by the coding sequence ATGAGCCGCCGACGTCACCTGCGCCTGCCGATCCTCGCGGCGGTCTCGGCGCTGCTGCTCAGCGGCTGCGGCTTCTCCCCCTACAAGCTGCCCCTGCCCGGCGGTGCCGATCTGGGCAGCGAGCCCTACACGGTCAAGATCCAGTTCCGCGACGTCCTGGACCTGGTGCCCCAGAGCGCGGTGCGGGTCGACGACATCGCGGTCGGCAAGGTCACCGACGTCACCTTGCAGGGGTGGACCGCGGTCGTGACGGTCAAGGTCAACCGCGACGCCAAGCTCCCCGACAACGCGGTCGCCACGATCCGCCAGACCAGCCTGCTCGGCGAGAAGTTCGTCTCGCTCGCGCCCCCGCCCACCGGCGGTTTCGGCTCGCTCGGCAACGGCGACACGATCCCCCTTGACCGGGCCGGCCGCAATCCGGAGATCGAGGAGGTGCTGGGCGCCGCGTCCCTGCTCTTCAACGGCGGAGGCCTGGAGAAGACCAACACGATCATCAAGGAGCTCAACAACGCGCTCGGGGGCAATGAGCCCGAGGTGCGCGAGCTCATCTCGTCCACGTCGTCGTTCATCACGCAGCTCGACGAGAACAAGGAGGCGCTGCTGACCTCCCTGGAGAAGGTCGACCGCCTCGCGAAGGCGACCCAGAAGCAGAGGTCAGCGATCACGGGCGCGCTCGACGAGCTGCCCGCCGCGCTCAAGGTCGTCAACCAGCAGCGTGACGACCTGGTCGGCCTGCTGCAGTCGCTCGACAAGCTGAGCAACGTCGCGACAGACGTCATCGCGCGCTCGAAGGACGACACCGTGGCCGATCTGAAGGCGCTCGCTCCCACGCTGGAGAACCTCGCGAAGGCGGGCGACGATCTCGCCTCGGGCACCCGTGCACTGCTGACCTATCCGTTCACCGACGGCTTCGTCGGCAACTCGGTCGCCGCGGCGACCGGGCGCTGCCAGGACTCGCCGACGGTCAAGGAGGGGGCGTGCTTCGGTGACTTCGCCAACCTCTCGCTGAGCCTGGATCTCAACGCCGATCAGCTCACCAACCTGCTGGGGCTCGATCTCGGCGAGCTGACGGACGCACCGAAGGCTCCCGCGGACGCCACGGAGCCGGGCGACACCCCGGCTTCGGAGGATCCGCTGGGCACGGGGGACCTGGCCGACCTGCTGTCGGGCCTGCTCACCGGCGGCAAGGGCTCCGGCTCCGCCGACAAGGACTCGGACACGGGTCCCGGCACGGGCTCGGGCGGTTCGGGCAAGGGCTCCGGCAGCCCGTCCACACCTGCTCCCGCCACCCCCAAGCCCACCAAGCCGACGTCCAAGGGCCTGCTGTGCGGGCTGTTCGGATCGTGCCGGGCGCCGGTGGCCGACACCGCGTCCTCCGACGTCGAGCGACTCCTCCTGCAGACGGCGGTGGCCCCATGA
- a CDS encoding MCE family protein, producing the protein MIAQRLAGLSRLLVGAVVLLLVAALLLFLNKGDGKRYLTVDFQQTNSLYKGSDVKILGVPVGEVESLTPRGDVVRVKIAYDGKQKLPADVKAVVVSPSIVGDRFVQLTPAYTGGAALRDKAFLPVDRTAVPIELDAIYKSLDDLSVALGPKGANKEGSLSTLLDSTAEQFEGQGAQVNETIRNFGKLSSTLSNNKDELFGSLREVEEFVSLLKTNDSAVRSFNDSTARVSEVLAGERDDLAATLEALSKALVDVNSLVKENRSALRGNVDNIASLAKLLAKHKDDLEEITVNAPTALSNVALAYNGTSGTLDTRADLPEIVFSALDNPASLVCNLLGETIDDKGLCTGLTDVLDRLKPDTTLPRTSVAPAPAATFDDPVYDSLAGVLGGKR; encoded by the coding sequence ATGATCGCCCAACGTCTCGCGGGACTCTCCAGGCTGCTGGTCGGCGCGGTCGTGCTGCTGCTGGTCGCTGCGCTGCTGCTCTTCCTCAACAAGGGCGACGGCAAGCGCTACCTGACCGTGGACTTCCAGCAGACCAACTCCCTCTACAAGGGATCCGACGTCAAGATCCTCGGTGTCCCTGTCGGCGAGGTCGAGAGCCTGACCCCGCGAGGGGACGTCGTGCGCGTCAAGATCGCGTACGACGGCAAGCAGAAGCTGCCCGCCGACGTCAAGGCCGTCGTCGTGTCGCCGTCCATCGTGGGCGACCGCTTCGTCCAGCTCACGCCCGCCTACACGGGCGGGGCGGCGCTGCGCGACAAGGCCTTCCTGCCGGTGGACCGCACTGCAGTGCCGATCGAGCTCGATGCGATCTACAAGTCGCTCGACGACCTCTCGGTCGCGCTCGGCCCCAAGGGCGCCAACAAGGAGGGCTCGCTCAGCACGCTGCTGGACAGCACGGCCGAGCAGTTCGAGGGCCAGGGTGCGCAGGTCAACGAGACGATCAGGAACTTCGGCAAGCTCAGCTCGACCCTGTCCAACAACAAGGACGAGCTGTTCGGCAGCCTGCGCGAGGTCGAGGAGTTCGTCAGCCTGCTGAAGACCAACGACTCCGCGGTCCGCTCGTTCAACGACAGCACCGCCCGCGTCTCGGAGGTCCTGGCCGGTGAACGCGACGATCTCGCCGCGACGCTCGAGGCGCTGAGCAAGGCCTTGGTCGACGTCAACTCCCTGGTCAAGGAGAACCGCTCGGCGCTGCGGGGCAACGTCGACAACATCGCCTCCCTCGCCAAGCTGCTCGCCAAGCACAAGGACGACCTCGAGGAGATCACGGTGAACGCCCCGACCGCGCTGAGCAACGTGGCCCTCGCCTACAACGGCACCTCCGGCACGCTCGACACCCGCGCCGACCTCCCCGAGATCGTCTTCAGCGCCCTCGACAACCCCGCGAGCCTGGTGTGCAACCTGCTGGGGGAGACCATCGACGACAAGGGTCTGTGCACGGGGCTGACCGACGTCCTGGACAGGTTGAAGCCGGACACGACCCTGCCCCGGACGAGCGTCGCACCGGCGCCGGCCGCGACCTTCGACGATCCGGTCTACGACTCCCTCGCCGGCGTCCTGGGAGGCAAGCGATGA
- a CDS encoding MCE family protein, protein MKPFRERNPVIIGVIGIALLALMMLGAFRADRLPIIGGGDTYHAEFAEIGGLKGGDEVRVAGVSVGKVRSIELDGAKVRVTFTIDKGTEFGRDTGADIRVRTLLGAEFLALTPDGEGQLEKGSTIPIARTTPPYDVVEAFSDLSRTTDALDVTELSKALDTLSEISTQTPEEFRGAIRGVSDLSRNLAARDDQINTLLINLKKVSGVLNSRNEELVTLFEDSDTLFTAISERRDSIHRLLVSTQSISTQLRGLVKDTRADLRPALEQLDVVTTMLRKNEASLDEALRVYPAFTRVFANALGTGPWFDTYLGGLTSAAGLGEQLSEVLRRQKR, encoded by the coding sequence GTGAAGCCTTTCCGCGAGCGCAATCCCGTGATCATCGGCGTCATCGGCATCGCCCTGCTCGCCCTCATGATGCTGGGCGCCTTCCGCGCCGACCGGCTGCCGATCATCGGCGGCGGTGACACGTACCACGCGGAGTTCGCCGAGATCGGCGGTCTCAAGGGTGGCGACGAGGTCCGGGTGGCCGGCGTCTCGGTGGGCAAGGTCCGCTCGATCGAGCTCGACGGAGCCAAGGTGCGCGTGACGTTCACGATCGACAAGGGCACCGAGTTCGGCCGGGACACCGGCGCGGACATCCGGGTCCGTACGTTGCTGGGGGCCGAGTTCCTCGCCCTCACCCCCGACGGGGAGGGCCAGCTCGAGAAGGGCTCGACGATCCCGATCGCCCGGACGACCCCGCCGTACGACGTCGTGGAGGCGTTCTCGGACCTCAGCCGGACGACCGACGCCCTCGACGTGACCGAGCTGTCCAAGGCGCTGGACACCCTCTCGGAGATCTCGACCCAGACGCCCGAGGAGTTCCGCGGCGCGATCCGGGGCGTGTCGGACCTGTCCCGCAACCTGGCCGCCCGGGACGACCAGATCAACACGCTGCTGATCAACCTCAAGAAGGTCTCCGGAGTCCTCAACTCGCGGAACGAGGAGCTCGTGACGCTGTTCGAGGACTCCGACACCCTCTTCACGGCGATCAGCGAACGACGCGACTCGATCCACCGCCTCCTCGTCTCGACGCAGTCGATCTCGACGCAGCTGCGTGGACTGGTCAAGGACACCCGGGCGGATCTGCGACCCGCGCTGGAGCAGCTCGACGTCGTGACCACGATGCTGCGCAAGAACGAGGCGAGCCTGGACGAGGCGCTGCGGGTCTACCCGGCCTTCACCCGGGTGTTCGCCAACGCGCTCGGCACCGGGCCGTGGTTCGACACCTACCTGGGCGGCCTGACCTCGGCCGCCGGCCTGGGTGAACAGCTCTCCGAGGTGCTGAGGAGGCAGAAGCGATGA
- a CDS encoding MCE family protein: MKQIDKESMGAAVKLGFFFAFTGISTLILALTLSNGSFGDRKEYKAVFADVTGMAKGDDVRIAGVAVGVVKKVEIVERDKALVTFGVDSDVPLTGNTNATIKFRNLVGQRYIALTQGPEGAKTILKAGSTIPMERTKEALDLNVLLNGFKPVFQALSPADTNKFAYEIVQTLQGESGNVENLLARTSSLTGTLADRDKLIGDVIVNLSDVLDTIGSRDEQLTETIDTLQQFVTGLKDDRNAILDSVDSISDLTDETSDLLVQGRPALTEDIKQLRALTGNLSSKKNLTTVSRSIQILPIKLSKIGTAASTGSEFNFYLCEINGSITIPEVKLGGVTVLPETPLDLTGSQGLKVGGSRCNQPGYDK; the protein is encoded by the coding sequence GTGAAGCAGATCGACAAGGAGTCCATGGGGGCGGCCGTCAAGCTCGGCTTCTTCTTCGCCTTCACCGGCATCTCGACGCTGATCCTGGCCCTGACGCTGAGCAACGGATCGTTCGGGGACCGCAAGGAGTACAAGGCGGTCTTCGCCGACGTGACGGGCATGGCGAAGGGTGACGACGTCCGCATCGCAGGAGTCGCGGTCGGCGTGGTCAAGAAGGTCGAGATCGTCGAGCGGGACAAGGCCCTCGTGACGTTCGGCGTCGACTCCGACGTGCCCCTGACGGGCAACACGAACGCGACCATCAAGTTCCGCAACCTCGTGGGGCAGCGCTACATCGCCCTGACCCAGGGGCCCGAAGGTGCCAAGACGATCCTCAAGGCGGGCAGCACGATCCCGATGGAGCGCACGAAGGAGGCGTTGGACCTCAACGTCCTGCTCAACGGCTTCAAGCCGGTGTTCCAGGCCTTGTCGCCCGCGGACACCAACAAGTTCGCGTACGAGATCGTCCAGACGCTGCAGGGCGAGAGCGGCAACGTCGAGAACCTGCTCGCGCGCACCTCGTCGCTGACCGGCACGCTCGCCGACCGGGACAAGCTGATCGGTGACGTGATCGTCAACCTGAGCGACGTCCTGGACACGATCGGCAGCCGCGACGAGCAGCTGACCGAGACGATCGACACCTTGCAGCAGTTCGTGACCGGTCTGAAGGACGACCGCAACGCGATCCTCGACTCGGTCGACTCGATCTCTGACCTGACCGACGAGACCTCCGACCTGCTCGTGCAGGGCCGACCGGCGCTCACCGAGGACATCAAGCAGCTGCGGGCGTTGACCGGCAACCTGTCGTCCAAGAAGAACCTCACGACCGTGTCGCGGTCGATCCAGATCCTGCCGATCAAGCTCAGCAAGATCGGCACGGCGGCCTCGACCGGCAGCGAGTTCAACTTCTACCTGTGCGAGATCAACGGCAGCATCACGATCCCCGAGGTCAAGCTCGGGGGAGTGACCGTGCTGCCCGAGACGCCCCTCGACCTGACGGGTTCCCAGGGACTCAAGGTCGGCGGATCGCGCTGCAACCAGCCGGGGTATGACAAGTGA
- a CDS encoding MCE family protein: protein MARTPVLERPTSLKVLGTAFLAIVLFFLWITYAFFTKAFVDYDTVTLKADTAGVNLPQNADIKLRGMIVGEVRSVRTDGDGVELELGMNPKLIKDVPKDVTAQLVPKTLFGEKYVALIPPAGAGTGGPSLQAGDTITKADVPIEVETLLNDLYPLLEAVDPANLSYTLSAVSSALEGRGTQLGETLVTLNSYLRKIDPEVPQLITDVTKLGTVADGYADAMPDIGRLLRNTVVTGNTVVAKKAQLAAFFDEGTDLSDTLTAFTTESGEDLVELAGDSRPVLEVVADYSVTFPCFLKSMDTLIPRLDSAYRDGMLHIDVELIKQPNAYAYNNADPDDPDNENLAASKEVFDAARKEPGATSARGINGRNAASPSCIDLNEINKGRAQQEALSSQKNPFKIPADVYRLVGVKRAHSKFGSTGADGDFAKNRPAASSLDLQNLVQPSIGATDSAGERAQLDVLIGSMTGTKASEVPDIGSLLVGPLLRGTKVSPK from the coding sequence ATGGCACGCACTCCCGTCCTCGAGCGGCCCACCTCCCTGAAGGTGCTGGGCACGGCCTTCCTCGCGATCGTGCTGTTCTTCCTGTGGATCACGTACGCGTTCTTCACCAAGGCGTTCGTCGACTACGACACCGTGACCCTCAAGGCCGACACGGCGGGCGTCAACCTGCCGCAGAACGCGGACATCAAGCTGCGCGGCATGATCGTCGGCGAGGTGCGCAGCGTCAGGACCGACGGCGACGGCGTCGAGCTCGAGCTCGGCATGAACCCGAAGCTGATCAAGGACGTGCCCAAGGACGTCACCGCGCAGCTCGTCCCCAAGACGCTGTTCGGTGAGAAGTACGTCGCCCTGATCCCGCCGGCGGGCGCCGGGACCGGCGGCCCGTCGCTGCAGGCCGGCGACACGATCACCAAGGCCGACGTGCCGATCGAGGTCGAGACGCTGCTCAACGACCTCTACCCGTTGCTCGAGGCGGTCGACCCGGCCAATCTGTCCTACACGCTGAGTGCGGTGTCGTCGGCCCTCGAGGGTCGCGGCACCCAGCTCGGCGAGACGCTGGTGACGCTCAACAGCTATCTGCGAAAGATCGATCCCGAGGTGCCGCAGCTCATCACCGACGTGACCAAGCTCGGGACGGTTGCCGACGGCTACGCCGACGCGATGCCCGACATCGGCCGCCTGCTGCGCAACACCGTGGTCACGGGCAACACGGTCGTGGCCAAGAAGGCCCAGCTCGCGGCGTTCTTCGACGAGGGCACCGACTTGTCCGACACCCTGACCGCGTTCACGACCGAGAGCGGCGAGGACCTCGTCGAGCTCGCGGGCGACAGCCGTCCTGTGCTGGAGGTCGTCGCCGACTACTCCGTGACGTTCCCCTGCTTCCTGAAGTCGATGGACACCTTGATCCCGCGTCTGGACAGTGCCTACCGCGACGGCATGCTGCACATCGACGTCGAGCTGATCAAGCAGCCCAATGCGTACGCGTACAACAACGCCGATCCGGACGACCCGGACAACGAGAACCTGGCGGCCTCCAAGGAGGTCTTCGACGCAGCCCGCAAGGAGCCCGGCGCGACCAGCGCCCGCGGCATCAACGGCCGCAACGCCGCCTCCCCCTCGTGCATCGACCTCAACGAGATCAACAAGGGACGCGCTCAGCAGGAGGCGTTGTCCTCGCAGAAGAACCCGTTCAAGATCCCGGCGGACGTCTACCGGCTCGTGGGCGTCAAGCGGGCCCACTCCAAGTTCGGCTCCACGGGTGCGGACGGTGACTTCGCCAAGAACCGCCCCGCGGCGTCCAGCCTCGACCTGCAGAACCTCGTGCAGCCCAGCATCGGCGCGACCGACTCGGCGGGGGAGCGGGCGCAGCTGGACGTGCTGATCGGCTCGATGACCGGCACGAAGGCCTCCGAGGTGCCCGACATCGGCTCGCTGCTGGTGGGCCCCCTGCTCCGCGGGACGAAGGTGAGCCCGAAGTGA
- a CDS encoding MlaE family ABC transporter permease, with protein sequence MSDKTALSTITSVPGKLGDFLDSLGRQMLFYLRVFRSIPRTIANYRKEIVRLLAEVTLGSGSLAVIGGTVGVIAAMCFFTGTSVGIQGYAALDQLGTAALTGFISAYFNTREIAPIVAGIALAATVGCGFTAQLGAMRISEEVDALETMAIPSLPFLVTTRVIAGLIAVVPLYIVGLLASYFATRLTVTWINGQSPGTYDHYFNTFLPPQDVLWSFVKVLIFAVVVILIHCYYGYYATGGPAGVGVAVGLAIRTSIVAVNVVDLLASMAIWGTNVTVRLAG encoded by the coding sequence ATGTCCGACAAGACGGCTCTGTCGACGATCACGAGCGTGCCCGGCAAGCTGGGCGACTTCCTGGACAGCCTCGGCCGCCAGATGCTCTTCTACCTGCGCGTGTTCCGCTCGATCCCGCGCACGATCGCCAACTACCGCAAGGAGATCGTCCGGCTCCTGGCCGAGGTCACGCTGGGCTCGGGCTCGCTCGCGGTCATCGGCGGCACGGTCGGCGTCATCGCGGCGATGTGCTTCTTCACGGGCACGTCGGTCGGCATCCAGGGCTATGCGGCGCTCGACCAGCTGGGCACCGCAGCCCTGACCGGCTTCATCTCCGCCTACTTCAACACCCGCGAGATCGCGCCGATCGTCGCGGGCATCGCGCTGGCCGCGACGGTCGGCTGCGGCTTCACTGCCCAGCTCGGCGCGATGCGCATCAGCGAGGAGGTCGATGCCCTCGAGACGATGGCGATCCCGTCGCTGCCGTTCCTCGTGACGACCCGCGTCATCGCGGGACTCATCGCGGTCGTGCCGCTGTACATCGTGGGCCTGCTGGCGTCCTACTTCGCGACACGACTGACGGTGACGTGGATCAACGGGCAGAGTCCGGGCACGTACGACCACTACTTCAACACCTTCTTGCCACCGCAAGACGTGCTCTGGTCGTTCGTGAAGGTCCTGATCTTCGCAGTCGTCGTGATCCTCATCCACTGCTACTACGGCTACTACGCGACCGGCGGTCCCGCAGGCGTCGGCGTGGCCGTGGGCCTGGCCATCCGTACCTCGATCGTCGCGGTCAACGTCGTCGACCTGCTCGCCTCCATGGCGATCTGGGGCACGAACGTCACCGTGAGACTGGCGGGCTGA
- a CDS encoding MlaE family ABC transporter permease codes for MVALFRRPFQLKEFLVQAWFIVKVTIVPTAFVAIPFGAVIALQTGGLIKQFGAQSFTGSAAVLAVVQQAGPIATALLIAGAAGSAIAADFGARRIREELDAMMVLGIDPIQRLVVPRVLACMLVAVFLNGLVTVVGVAGGYVFNVVLQDGTPGAYVSSFSALAQLPDLYQGMIKALVFGFLAAIVASYKGMNAKGGPKGVGDAVNEAVVITFTLLFIVNFVLTAVYIQIVPPKGM; via the coding sequence ATGGTGGCGCTGTTCCGGCGCCCGTTCCAGCTCAAGGAGTTCCTGGTCCAGGCCTGGTTCATCGTCAAGGTCACGATCGTCCCGACCGCATTCGTCGCGATCCCGTTCGGTGCGGTCATCGCGCTGCAGACCGGCGGCCTGATCAAGCAGTTCGGCGCCCAGTCGTTCACCGGCTCGGCCGCGGTGCTCGCAGTCGTCCAGCAGGCCGGGCCCATCGCCACGGCGCTGCTCATCGCGGGGGCCGCGGGGTCCGCGATCGCCGCGGACTTCGGCGCGCGACGCATCCGTGAGGAGCTCGACGCCATGATGGTGCTGGGCATCGACCCGATCCAGCGCCTGGTCGTCCCGCGCGTGCTGGCCTGCATGCTGGTCGCGGTCTTCCTCAACGGCCTGGTGACCGTGGTCGGCGTCGCGGGCGGCTACGTGTTCAACGTCGTGCTGCAGGACGGGACGCCCGGCGCGTACGTGTCGTCGTTCTCTGCGCTCGCCCAGCTGCCCGATCTCTACCAGGGCATGATCAAGGCCCTGGTCTTCGGCTTCCTCGCCGCGATCGTCGCGTCCTACAAGGGGATGAACGCCAAGGGCGGCCCCAAGGGCGTCGGTGACGCGGTCAACGAGGCAGTCGTCATCACGTTCACGCTGCTGTTCATCGTGAACTTCGTCCTCACGGCGGTCTACATCCAGATCGTCCCGCCGAAGGGGATGTGA
- a CDS encoding ABC transporter ATP-binding protein, translating to MGVEVVVEGLTKKFGSQTIWNDVTLTLPAGEISVMLGPSGTGKSVFLKTLIGLLKPNSGHIFIEGVDIANCKEKELYEIRKLFGVLFQDGAMFGSMDLYDNVAFPLREHTRKSESEIRTIVMDKMELTGLVGAERKLPGEISGGMRKRAGLARALVLDPEILLIDEPDSGLDPVRTSYINQLFIDLNAQIDATFLIVTHDINTARKVPDNIGLLYHKHLAMFGPREMLLTSEEPVVAQFLNAQTVGPIGMSEEKDADELAAEQGIAMPPLPPVPMQLETSDGRPRRGQREPGAWCRDNGVVPPAGSFEPSAEQVPAGGAA from the coding sequence GTGGGCGTTGAAGTCGTCGTCGAGGGTCTGACGAAGAAGTTCGGTAGCCAGACGATCTGGAACGACGTCACGCTGACCTTGCCCGCCGGCGAGATCTCCGTGATGCTCGGCCCGTCCGGCACCGGCAAGTCGGTCTTCCTCAAGACGCTCATCGGCCTGCTCAAGCCCAACTCCGGACACATCTTCATCGAGGGTGTGGACATCGCGAACTGCAAGGAGAAGGAGCTCTACGAGATCCGCAAGCTCTTCGGCGTGCTGTTCCAGGACGGTGCGATGTTCGGCTCGATGGATCTGTACGACAACGTCGCGTTCCCGCTGCGTGAGCACACCCGCAAGTCCGAGTCCGAGATCCGCACGATCGTGATGGACAAGATGGAGCTCACAGGCCTCGTCGGCGCGGAGCGCAAGCTCCCCGGCGAGATCTCGGGCGGCATGCGCAAGCGCGCCGGCCTGGCCCGCGCCCTCGTGCTGGATCCGGAGATCCTGCTGATCGACGAGCCCGACTCGGGCCTCGATCCCGTGCGCACGTCCTACATCAACCAGCTCTTCATCGACCTGAACGCCCAGATCGACGCGACGTTCCTGATCGTCACCCACGACATCAACACCGCCCGCAAGGTGCCCGACAACATCGGCCTGCTCTACCACAAGCACCTCGCGATGTTCGGCCCGCGCGAGATGCTGCTGACGTCCGAGGAGCCGGTCGTCGCGCAGTTCCTCAACGCGCAGACGGTCGGACCGATCGGCATGTCGGAGGAGAAGGACGCCGACGAGCTGGCCGCGGAGCAGGGCATTGCGATGCCGCCGCTCCCGCCGGTGCCGATGCAGCTGGAGACCTCCGACGGCCGTCCGCGCCGCGGTCAGCGCGAGCCCGGTGCCTGGTGCCGTGACAACGGAGTCGTCCCGCCCGCCGGCTCCTTCGAGCCGAGCGCCGAGCAGGTCCCTGCCGGTGGTGCCGCGTGA
- the rplL gene encoding 50S ribosomal protein L7/L12 encodes MAKLSTADLLDAFKEMTLIELSEFVKEFEDTFDVTAAAPVAVAAAPAAGGAAADDAAEQDEFDVILEGAGEKKIQVIKEVRTITGLGLKEAKDLVEGAPKPVLEKANKEAADKAKEALEAAGASVTVK; translated from the coding sequence ATGGCGAAGCTCAGCACCGCTGATCTGCTGGATGCATTCAAGGAAATGACCCTCATCGAGCTCTCCGAGTTCGTGAAGGAGTTCGAGGACACGTTCGACGTCACCGCGGCCGCCCCGGTCGCCGTGGCTGCGGCTCCCGCCGCCGGTGGCGCTGCTGCCGACGACGCTGCCGAGCAGGACGAGTTCGACGTCATCCTCGAAGGCGCTGGAGAGAAGAAGATCCAGGTCATCAAGGAAGTTCGTACGATCACCGGTCTCGGACTCAAGGAGGCCAAGGACCTCGTCGAGGGTGCTCCGAAGCCCGTCCTCGAGAAGGCCAACAAGGAAGCTGCCGACAAGGCGAAGGAGGCCCTCGAGGCCGCCGGCGCCAGCGTCACCGTCAAGTGA